The following is a genomic window from Verrucosispora sp. WMMD573.
CAGCGGCCGTGCGGCCAGATGGCGCTCGCGACGGCGACCGGCGCGTCCTGCTCGACCAGCGCGCGGCCCTGCTCGACGTGCAGTTCCACGAAGGCCGCGAAGCGGCCGAGCAGCTCCGGGCGGGCGCCCGCCGGCCGGTCACCCAGCGCCTCGGCGAAGCTCACCCCGTGGGCGTCGCGCAACCCGGCCGCGCGCTCGACGTCAAGCGCGCCGGTGAGCAGCCGGGACCCCAGGCACGGTACGCCGAACCGGGCGCCCTCCTCCTCCACGAACGCCGCCACCGCCACCGGCCGGGCCGGCGTGACACCCGCGGCACGCAACTCGTCGACCGCGAGGAAGGCGCTCACGATGCCCAGCGGACCGTCGTACGCCCCACCGTGCGGCACCGAGTCGAAGTGGCTGCCGGTCAGCACCGCCTCCCCGGCCTCCGGGTCACCCCACCAGGCGAACAGGTTGCCGTTACCGTCCTCGGTCACCGGCATGGACCGCTCGTCGGCCTGCGCCCGGAACCACTCCCGCAGCCGCAGCTCCGGCTCGGTCAGGGCGTACCGCAGGTAGCCGCCGCTGGGCTCGTCCCGCCCGATAGGGGCGATCTGTCCCCACAGCTCG
Proteins encoded in this region:
- a CDS encoding allantoate amidohydrolase; translated protein: MLTHAVEEDGHLLGRFRELWGQIAPIGRDEPSGGYLRYALTEPELRLREWFRAQADERSMPVTEDGNGNLFAWWGDPEAGEAVLTGSHFDSVPHGGAYDGPLGIVSAFLAVDELRAAGVTPARPVAVAAFVEEEGARFGVPCLGSRLLTGALDVERAAGLRDAHGVSFAEALGDRPAGARPELLGRFAAFVELHVEQGRALVEQDAPVAVASAIWPHGRWRFDFTGEGNHAGTTRMADRRDPMLTYAFTVLAANKEARLRGAHATVGRVAVEPNATNAIPSRVTGWLDARAAEPETLTGMVDAVHGKAAERARRDGTQVTLTEESATPLVAFDGGLAGLLAGLLGAPVLPTGAGHDAGVLAAHVPTAMLFVRNPTGVSHSPAESATDADCATGVTALARVLAELLR